A single window of Thalassomonas viridans DNA harbors:
- the uvrD gene encoding DNA helicase II, which produces MDVSELLDGLNDQQREIVAAPLQNMLVLAGAGSGKTRVLVQRIAWLMKVEQASPHSILAVTFTNKAAAEMRSRVEQVVEGNVHGMWVGTFHGLAHRLLRMHFQEANLPQAFQVLDSDDQLRLVKRIIRSLNLDEKRWPAKQAQWYINGKKDDGIRPQHIDSQFDPTEQTFVQIYSAYQQACDRAGLVDFAELLLRAHELWLNNPVLLSHYQQRFAHILVDEFQDTNAIQYAWLTLLGKGRSNVMIVGDDDQSIYGWRGAKIENIQRFLKDFDQAQTIRLEQNYRSTANILNAANKLIANNNNRLGKELWTQDDAGEKISVYTAFNEIDEARFIAGRIEAWRQDNGSLDEVAILYRSNAQSRLLEEALLQAQLPYRIYGGLRFFERQEIKDALAYLRLINNRDDDAAFERIINTPTRGIGNQTLALVRDAARSLETTLWQACQQMLSGGQLKGRSAKAIGAFIELIDQLEDDSVNLDLDQQANFVISHSGLKAMYQAEKGERAEARIENLNELVTACQTFEMDPELEEEQSLLTAFLTHAALESGESQADDYEAAVQLMTMHSAKGLEFPLVFIAGIEEGMFPSQQSVEDISRLEEERRLCYVGMTRAMNKLYLCHAESRRLYGQEKYHKPSRFIRELPESCIEEIRLQSQVSRPATTGRFSSTFTTESFENTGFTLGQRVLHAKFGEGVVLNYEGSGAQSRIQVNFDGLGSKWLVVAYANLQPIT; this is translated from the coding sequence ATGGATGTTTCCGAGTTACTTGACGGCTTAAACGACCAGCAGCGGGAAATCGTCGCTGCCCCTTTACAGAACATGCTGGTGCTTGCCGGAGCCGGTAGCGGTAAAACCCGGGTGCTGGTGCAGCGCATTGCCTGGCTGATGAAGGTCGAGCAGGCCTCTCCCCACAGCATTTTAGCGGTAACCTTTACCAATAAGGCGGCGGCGGAAATGCGCTCCCGGGTCGAACAGGTGGTTGAGGGCAATGTCCACGGCATGTGGGTGGGCACGTTCCATGGCCTGGCCCACCGTTTGTTGCGGATGCATTTCCAGGAAGCCAACTTGCCCCAGGCCTTCCAGGTACTCGACTCCGACGATCAACTGCGCCTGGTCAAGCGCATCATCCGTTCCCTGAACCTGGATGAAAAGCGCTGGCCCGCCAAACAGGCGCAGTGGTATATCAACGGCAAAAAAGATGACGGCATCAGGCCCCAGCATATCGACAGCCAGTTTGATCCGACAGAGCAGACTTTTGTACAGATTTACAGCGCCTACCAGCAGGCCTGCGACCGCGCCGGTTTAGTGGACTTTGCCGAACTCCTGTTGCGGGCCCATGAGCTCTGGCTCAATAATCCGGTACTTTTGAGCCATTACCAGCAAAGGTTTGCCCATATCCTGGTGGACGAATTCCAGGATACCAATGCCATCCAGTATGCCTGGCTGACCCTGCTGGGCAAGGGGCGCAGCAATGTGATGATAGTCGGCGACGACGATCAGTCCATCTATGGCTGGCGCGGGGCAAAAATCGAGAATATCCAGCGCTTTTTAAAGGACTTCGATCAGGCGCAGACCATACGCCTGGAGCAAAACTACCGCTCCACCGCCAATATCCTCAATGCCGCCAACAAGCTTATTGCCAACAACAATAACCGTTTAGGTAAAGAGCTGTGGACCCAGGACGATGCCGGTGAAAAGATCTCCGTGTATACCGCCTTTAACGAAATCGATGAAGCCCGCTTTATTGCCGGGCGTATCGAGGCGTGGCGGCAAGACAACGGCTCCCTCGATGAGGTGGCGATTTTATACCGCAGCAATGCCCAGTCCCGTCTGCTGGAGGAAGCCCTGCTGCAGGCGCAATTGCCGTACCGCATTTATGGCGGTTTAAGGTTCTTCGAACGCCAGGAAATCAAGGATGCCCTGGCCTATTTACGTTTGATCAACAACCGGGACGACGACGCCGCCTTTGAGCGTATTATCAATACCCCCACCCGGGGCATAGGCAACCAGACCCTGGCGCTTGTCCGGGATGCCGCCAGGAGCCTGGAAACCACTTTGTGGCAGGCATGTCAGCAAATGCTGTCCGGCGGCCAGCTCAAGGGTCGAAGCGCGAAAGCCATAGGGGCGTTTATTGAATTGATCGACCAGCTGGAAGACGACTCCGTTAACCTGGATCTGGATCAGCAGGCCAACTTTGTTATCAGCCACAGCGGCCTGAAGGCCATGTACCAGGCGGAAAAAGGCGAACGCGCCGAAGCCAGGATAGAAAACCTCAATGAGCTGGTGACCGCCTGCCAGACCTTTGAAATGGATCCTGAGCTGGAAGAAGAGCAAAGCCTGCTGACGGCGTTTTTAACCCATGCGGCGCTGGAGTCCGGGGAGTCTCAGGCGGACGATTATGAAGCCGCGGTGCAGCTGATGACCATGCACTCCGCCAAGGGGCTGGAATTTCCGCTGGTGTTTATTGCCGGTATAGAAGAAGGCATGTTTCCGTCCCAGCAGTCGGTGGAAGACATTAGCCGGCTGGAAGAAGAGCGCCGCCTGTGTTACGTTGGCATGACAAGGGCAATGAACAAACTATACTTATGTCATGCCGAGAGCCGGCGGCTGTACGGGCAGGAAAAATATCATAAGCCCAGCCGTTTTATCCGGGAATTACCTGAGTCTTGCATCGAAGAAATCCGTTTGCAAAGCCAGGTGTCCCGTCCGGCGACAACGGGGCGTTTTTCATCGACTTTTACGACCGAATCTTTTGAAAATACCGGCTTTACCTTGGGCCAGCGGGTACTGCATGCCAAGTTTGGCGAAGGTGTTGTGTTAAATTACGAGGGCAGCGGCGCGCAAAGCCGTATCCAGGTGAATTTTGACGGTTTGGGCAGTAAATGGCTGGTGGTCGCCTATGCGAATTTACAACCAATAACATAA
- a CDS encoding diguanylate cyclase: protein MEQRLLVIEDSKPIARVIGQIGKALNFQVTVATTLAQVEEILQGDIEFFAATIDYSLPDATHGEAIDCVLSHGIPGVVMTGKMDDETRQDILSRPVIDYIPKENSQAFLYLKRILHSQLNNHQHGVLVVDDSSAARNHIVELLKRRNFSVYVASNGVKALEVLQQQGGIKMVITDLEMPEMDGIGLTNELRKLYPRDQLAIVGISGAENGLHSARFIKNGADDFLRKPFCPEEFYCRITQNIENLSNIEQIKKAANTDFLTGLANRRSFFHDADIRLAEYIKHKTPYCLAMLDIDLFKGINDKYGHDAGDHVLKLVALYMRKHLGKGSLARLGGEEFAVLLTGEDEDQLFGKLDDFRREVSVAQIVFEQQHISVTVSLGAIFNSNQPLARQLHLADNALYQAKENGRNQIATSGVDD, encoded by the coding sequence ATGGAACAACGGTTATTAGTGATAGAAGACAGTAAACCTATCGCCCGGGTGATCGGCCAGATAGGTAAGGCGTTAAATTTCCAGGTAACTGTTGCCACCACCCTGGCACAGGTGGAAGAAATCCTGCAGGGGGATATTGAATTCTTTGCCGCCACCATAGATTATTCCCTGCCGGATGCCACCCATGGCGAAGCCATAGACTGTGTGCTGTCCCACGGCATTCCGGGGGTGGTGATGACAGGGAAAATGGATGATGAAACCCGGCAGGATATCCTTTCCCGGCCGGTGATCGACTATATTCCCAAAGAAAACAGTCAGGCGTTTTTGTATCTTAAGCGCATACTGCACAGCCAGCTGAACAATCACCAGCACGGGGTGTTGGTGGTGGACGACTCCAGCGCCGCCCGTAACCATATCGTCGAATTGTTAAAACGGCGCAATTTTTCCGTATATGTTGCCAGTAACGGTGTTAAGGCCCTGGAGGTACTGCAGCAGCAGGGAGGGATCAAAATGGTGATCACCGACCTGGAAATGCCGGAAATGGACGGTATCGGGCTTACCAACGAGTTACGCAAGCTTTATCCCAGGGATCAGCTGGCGATCGTGGGCATTTCCGGGGCGGAAAACGGCCTGCATTCGGCGCGCTTTATTAAAAACGGTGCCGATGATTTCCTGCGCAAACCTTTCTGTCCGGAAGAGTTTTATTGCCGCATCACCCAGAATATTGAAAACCTGAGTAATATCGAGCAAATTAAAAAAGCCGCCAATACCGATTTCCTGACCGGGCTTGCCAACCGCAGGAGCTTTTTCCATGATGCCGATATCCGCCTGGCGGAATATATCAAGCACAAAACCCCCTATTGCCTGGCCATGCTGGATATCGACCTGTTTAAGGGCATTAATGACAAATATGGCCATGACGCCGGCGATCATGTGCTTAAGCTGGTGGCCCTGTATATGCGCAAACACCTGGGCAAAGGCAGCCTTGCCCGTCTGGGGGGAGAAGAGTTTGCGGTTTTGCTTACCGGGGAAGACGAAGACCAGTTATTCGGCAAGCTGGATGATTTCCGCCGGGAAGTCTCCGTTGCCCAGATTGTCTTCGAACAGCAGCATATCAGTGTGACCGTGAGCCTGGGAGCCATTTTCAACAGTAACCAGCCCCTGGCGCGGCAACTGCACCTGGCGGATAACGCCCTTTACCAGGCCAAGGAAAACGGCCGCAACCAGATTGCCACCAGCGGCGTTGACGATTAA
- a CDS encoding YfiR/HmsC family protein — MGWRPLLSHIKVLLMLCLLGFPGPSPRAQELDSNQVKAAYLFNFLKHITWPDEQDKSGYVIAVYDDAAFYRILNSSLSHRKVKGKDISVILLENPQRQSVQDLLYIPAHQNADVPRLTTLFRRTSTLVITDESEFKHDVMINLRSNQETSAISFEVNKSNIVYEGLSMSAELLLFGGSELDIATLYRETELAMQKTRQRELSLNKKIRAQQQALASSQKKLTELDLKLKQRTAALARQEQELNALKGDIAEKLQGLKDKELELTGIVELLDGAEKELLAQQDAVVAQELANQKMAAKIEENKEILLQQQVHIDRQLAQLEQQQQELLNRNEIIDEQQTYLMITTVLVLLAISISALVVLLFIKNKKTTRALTATLHNLKDTQEQLIQSEKLASLGTLTAGIAHEINTPLGIAVTSTSMGMESTQAIRQQFSTGKLTKAKMEKYFNSIEQSSKMNTQALERVIDLLNNFKQVAADQVVGEAREINLSRYIDEVMSTLFAEMKKHRVQYRFSGEQDIRITTIPGAFAQVLTNLVTNSIRHGFEQKASGTILIRLETLAHGAVRLVYQDDGHGMSQEVQNNIYEPFFTTKRNKGGTGLGMNIVYNIISKNLAGEITVSSAPEQGATFTITLPQRVPGQE, encoded by the coding sequence ATGGGGTGGAGGCCGTTACTCAGTCATATCAAGGTGTTGTTGATGCTTTGCCTGCTGGGCTTTCCCGGCCCGTCCCCCCGGGCACAAGAGCTTGACAGCAATCAGGTAAAAGCCGCTTATTTATTCAACTTTCTCAAGCATATCACCTGGCCGGATGAACAGGATAAAAGCGGTTATGTGATTGCCGTATATGATGACGCCGCATTTTACCGGATATTAAACAGCTCATTGTCGCACCGTAAGGTGAAAGGCAAAGACATTTCCGTGATCCTCCTTGAAAACCCGCAGCGGCAAAGCGTACAGGACTTGCTTTATATTCCCGCCCACCAAAATGCCGACGTTCCCCGGCTGACCACGCTTTTTCGCCGTACCTCTACCCTGGTGATCACAGATGAAAGTGAATTTAAACACGATGTGATGATTAACCTGCGCAGCAACCAGGAGACATCGGCGATTTCCTTTGAAGTCAATAAATCCAATATTGTCTATGAGGGCCTGTCCATGTCGGCGGAGCTGCTGCTGTTCGGCGGCAGTGAGCTGGATATCGCCACCCTGTACCGGGAAACCGAGCTGGCGATGCAGAAAACCCGGCAAAGGGAGCTCAGCCTGAATAAAAAAATCAGGGCGCAGCAGCAGGCGCTGGCCAGCTCGCAAAAAAAACTTACCGAGCTGGATTTAAAGCTTAAACAAAGGACTGCCGCCCTGGCCAGGCAGGAGCAGGAGTTAAATGCCCTGAAAGGTGATATTGCGGAAAAACTACAGGGACTTAAAGACAAAGAGCTGGAATTGACGGGCATAGTCGAGTTGCTGGACGGGGCGGAAAAAGAGCTGCTTGCCCAGCAGGATGCCGTGGTGGCCCAGGAGCTGGCCAACCAGAAAATGGCGGCAAAGATAGAGGAAAACAAAGAAATTCTTCTGCAACAGCAGGTGCATATAGACCGGCAGCTGGCGCAGCTGGAGCAACAGCAGCAGGAATTGCTCAACCGCAATGAAATCATTGACGAGCAGCAGACCTATCTGATGATCACGACCGTATTGGTGTTGCTGGCCATCAGCATATCCGCCTTAGTGGTGCTGCTGTTTATTAAAAACAAGAAAACCACCAGGGCCCTCACTGCTACCCTGCATAACCTGAAAGACACCCAGGAGCAATTGATCCAGTCGGAAAAGCTGGCTTCCCTGGGGACCCTGACCGCCGGGATTGCCCATGAAATCAATACTCCGCTGGGGATAGCCGTCACTTCCACCAGCATGGGCATGGAAAGCACCCAGGCTATCCGGCAGCAGTTCAGTACCGGTAAGCTCACCAAGGCAAAAATGGAAAAATATTTTAACAGCATAGAGCAGTCTTCGAAAATGAATACCCAGGCGCTGGAGCGGGTGATAGATCTGCTCAATAACTTCAAGCAGGTAGCCGCCGATCAGGTGGTGGGGGAAGCCAGGGAAATTAATCTGTCCCGTTATATCGACGAAGTGATGAGCACTTTGTTTGCGGAAATGAAAAAACACAGGGTACAGTATCGGTTTAGCGGGGAGCAGGATATCCGGATTACCACGATTCCCGGGGCCTTTGCCCAGGTGTTGACCAACCTGGTGACTAATTCCATCAGGCACGGCTTCGAACAGAAAGCTTCGGGGACTATTTTAATCCGGCTGGAAACATTGGCGCATGGTGCGGTAAGGCTGGTCTATCAGGACGACGGCCATGGCATGAGCCAGGAAGTGCAGAACAATATTTATGAGCCTTTTTTTACCACCAAAAGGAACAAGGGGGGCACAGGGCTGGGCATGAATATCGTCTATAACATCATCAGCAAAAACCTGGCGGGGGAGATCACCGTCAGCAGTGCCCCGGAGCAGGGAGCGACTTTTACTATCACTTTGCCCCAAAGGGTGCCCGGTCAGGAATAA
- a CDS encoding helix-turn-helix transcriptional regulator, translating into MFRLVSGDDLKRMRLSCNRTTAEMAKKIGVTRQTYEKYESGTSQISLEDGLRLMIYCKIDVGPLLSHFAGLKKLFSQYKEFDDDQPNRYRASAKKNHLKPEKLEDL; encoded by the coding sequence ATGTTTAGATTAGTTTCAGGTGACGACCTTAAACGCATGCGTTTGTCATGCAACCGCACTACAGCCGAAATGGCCAAAAAGATTGGCGTTACCCGCCAGACCTATGAAAAGTATGAGTCGGGCACAAGCCAAATCAGCCTGGAAGATGGCCTGAGGTTGATGATTTATTGTAAGATAGATGTCGGCCCGCTGCTTAGTCATTTTGCGGGGCTTAAAAAATTATTCAGTCAATATAAGGAATTTGATGATGACCAACCAAACCGTTACCGCGCCTCGGCAAAGAAAAACCACCTTAAACCCGAAAAACTTGAAGACTTGTGA
- a CDS encoding Ig-like domain-containing protein, with the protein MRQLLITIILCLVCFQAGGTAVRESFTWQGQDYHPHYLDMNGDGKVDLLMQPFADNQPGWLLAGELTPDGIHYQSANPVALPRLINQLPWAVPEAQIAVADFNGDGSSDVLLVFAKARQALAYLGTAKGIDFTRTPDHRYGPETFPWLHGQAEADFYPGDFNGDNRHDLLVLSQGKQGHYLLHSNDSGTLAVAQQITENVNWGKSHSEKLLVSDYNHDGKDDIFAQAKQKKQAHYLVLADEQGQLSTGQAFPQQLQGKDWNSDDFTLWVSDANGDRHVDLVRLNNMPGGVDERGEIAVSSLLEDVDDVVDVCDQHFITAGGEQGMTCAPWQDSGTNESDELSVAAVPLAIAAVDSPLPCGGEVPNAAQNPTQTTLATLIECEPPPTPTSAPIVIGGNYHIMGSRVTIRFPSISSQRYYEVYTSTSNSGYSRAGIGFYGEYVDITLRSSPGYVYIKFKACNNYGCSGLSPWQRVKTYTTPDKAYPQASPATIGKGQTSTITWPNPGQIIYRGTHYERKYTSPSGGTTAQPNISHTSGNTQTSYITPALSTVGSYTFYVRACNPGLPCGSWGSTKVTVVNKKPVITSASPSNNTRYLTSQSVTASASASDSDGNITRVEFKLDSGSWQADTSSPYSKSFGTLSLGSHTLYYRAQDDNGDYSSTVSRNINVINSKPVVTPLTPSNSASYLTSESVSASASASDNDGTIAQVEFKLDSGSWQADTTSPYSKNFGSLSAGSHRIYYRVKDNRGDYSASTPYRDITVTAPNQKPVVSPQLPLNNAAYTTDQAVSAAATAGDSDGSVAQVEFKLDTGSWQVDTTSPYSRSFGTLSAGAHTIYYRAKDNRGSYSTTHSRNINVALPGNTPPVIGGTPASTAIVGQAYRFTPTASDGDNDPLTFSISNKPAWLGFDTASGTLSGTPAVSDAGTYSNIVLSVSDGTANVPLAAFSIVVNAPRAAEATIFIHTDLLGSPVAETDENGVVL; encoded by the coding sequence ATGCGTCAACTCTTAATAACAATAATACTCTGTCTGGTGTGCTTTCAGGCCGGCGGTACTGCCGTTCGGGAAAGCTTCACCTGGCAAGGGCAGGATTATCACCCCCACTACCTGGACATGAACGGCGACGGCAAAGTAGATTTGCTGATGCAGCCGTTTGCCGACAACCAGCCCGGCTGGCTGCTGGCCGGTGAATTAACCCCGGACGGTATACACTACCAGAGCGCCAACCCGGTGGCCCTGCCCCGGTTAATCAACCAGCTGCCGTGGGCGGTGCCCGAAGCACAAATAGCGGTGGCCGACTTTAACGGCGACGGCAGCAGCGATGTGTTGCTGGTGTTTGCCAAAGCCCGGCAGGCCCTCGCCTATTTGGGTACGGCTAAAGGCATCGACTTTACCCGAACACCCGACCACCGCTACGGCCCGGAGACTTTTCCCTGGCTGCACGGACAGGCGGAGGCAGACTTTTATCCCGGCGATTTTAACGGGGATAACAGGCATGACCTGCTGGTGTTATCACAAGGCAAACAAGGCCATTACCTACTACACAGCAATGACAGCGGCACCCTGGCTGTAGCGCAGCAAATTACCGAAAACGTCAACTGGGGCAAAAGCCACAGCGAAAAGTTGCTGGTAAGCGATTATAACCATGACGGCAAAGACGATATCTTTGCCCAGGCCAAACAAAAGAAACAAGCGCATTATCTGGTGCTGGCCGACGAACAGGGGCAGCTGAGCACAGGCCAGGCCTTTCCCCAGCAACTACAGGGTAAAGATTGGAACAGTGACGACTTCACCCTGTGGGTGAGCGATGCCAACGGTGACCGCCACGTTGACCTGGTGCGGTTAAACAATATGCCCGGCGGGGTTGATGAACGGGGAGAAATAGCCGTATCATCCTTGCTCGAAGATGTTGATGACGTGGTCGATGTCTGCGACCAGCACTTTATCACTGCCGGCGGGGAGCAAGGCATGACCTGTGCCCCCTGGCAGGACAGCGGCACTAACGAGAGCGACGAGCTTTCGGTAGCAGCAGTGCCTCTGGCAATTGCTGCGGTAGACTCCCCCTTGCCCTGTGGCGGGGAAGTGCCGAATGCCGCGCAAAACCCAACACAGACCACTCTGGCGACGTTAATCGAATGCGAGCCACCGCCAACGCCGACCTCCGCCCCGATAGTTATCGGCGGCAATTATCACATCATGGGCAGCCGGGTCACCATACGTTTCCCGTCTATCTCCAGCCAGCGCTACTACGAGGTTTATACCAGCACCAGCAACAGCGGTTACAGCCGCGCCGGTATCGGCTTTTATGGCGAATATGTCGACATTACCCTGCGCAGCAGCCCGGGTTATGTCTATATCAAGTTTAAAGCCTGTAATAATTACGGTTGCAGCGGACTAAGCCCGTGGCAGCGGGTTAAAACCTATACCACTCCTGATAAAGCCTATCCGCAGGCATCCCCCGCGACTATCGGCAAAGGGCAAACCTCCACCATTACCTGGCCTAACCCGGGGCAAATTATCTACCGCGGTACCCATTATGAGCGAAAGTATACCTCCCCCTCAGGCGGTACCACGGCCCAGCCGAACATCAGCCACACCTCCGGCAATACACAAACCAGCTATATCACCCCGGCCTTATCCACTGTAGGCAGCTACACCTTTTACGTCCGCGCCTGCAACCCGGGACTGCCCTGCGGCAGCTGGGGCTCGACCAAGGTGACGGTAGTCAATAAAAAGCCTGTTATTACCTCTGCCAGCCCGTCGAACAACACCCGTTACCTGACCAGCCAAAGCGTTACCGCCTCGGCCAGTGCCAGCGACAGTGACGGCAATATCACCCGGGTGGAATTTAAACTCGACTCCGGCAGCTGGCAGGCGGATACCTCCAGTCCCTACAGTAAAAGTTTCGGGACCTTAAGCCTTGGCAGCCATACCCTTTATTACCGCGCCCAGGATGATAATGGTGATTACTCATCAACCGTTTCCCGCAACATTAACGTGATAAACAGCAAGCCGGTGGTGACCCCGTTAACGCCGTCAAATAGCGCCAGTTATTTAACCAGTGAAAGTGTCAGCGCCTCCGCCAGCGCCAGCGACAATGACGGCACCATCGCCCAGGTAGAGTTTAAACTCGACTCAGGCAGCTGGCAGGCGGACACCACCAGCCCCTACAGCAAAAACTTCGGCTCCCTCAGCGCAGGCAGCCACAGAATTTATTACCGGGTAAAAGACAACCGCGGCGATTACTCGGCGTCAACCCCCTACCGGGACATCACGGTTACCGCCCCCAACCAAAAGCCGGTAGTTAGCCCGCAGCTGCCGTTAAACAATGCCGCTTACACGACCGACCAGGCGGTAAGCGCTGCCGCAACGGCCGGCGACAGCGACGGCAGCGTGGCCCAGGTGGAATTTAAGCTCGATACCGGCAGCTGGCAGGTGGATACCACCAGCCCCTACAGCAGGTCTTTCGGTACCTTAAGCGCCGGTGCGCATACCATTTACTACCGGGCCAAAGATAACCGCGGCAGCTATTCCACCACCCATAGCCGCAATATTAACGTTGCCTTGCCCGGCAATACCCCGCCGGTTATCGGTGGCACCCCGGCCAGTACCGCTATCGTGGGGCAAGCCTACCGGTTCACGCCAACCGCCAGTGACGGCGATAACGACCCCCTGACGTTCAGCATCAGCAACAAACCGGCCTGGCTGGGCTTTGACACGGCCAGCGGCACGTTAAGCGGCACACCGGCGGTTAGCGATGCTGGCACTTATAGCAATATTGTGCTCAGCGTCAGTGACGGTACGGCCAATGTCCCGTTGGCCGCCTTTAGCATTGTGGTTAACGCACCGAGAGCAGCCGAAGCCACTATTTTTATTCACACCGACTTACTGGGCAGCCCGGTAGCTGAGACAGATGAAAATGGAGTTGTATTATGA